The following coding sequences lie in one Drosophila sulfurigaster albostrigata strain 15112-1811.04 chromosome 2R, ASM2355843v2, whole genome shotgun sequence genomic window:
- the LOC133838718 gene encoding muscle-specific homeobox protein tinman isoform X2 has product MATTSSLSPLLPPPHGHHPHAHAHHHHHQLYAGYHQDYGMPAHMFQHPHPHAHQGYQPAYNVSASQFYAGNASNAYQTSSAGYNYNYATAASAVASPGDLYASAASASASSTLPSVGSPVVSNAAAAIIAAGTIKSEYIPTPYVTPSPTLDLNSSTEVDGGHGSANKLAGNGIAQRLLDPQRAGECAKRKESQVTSSRAELRKNSSQNGSGNGSNNSNSSNNNNNNSTGKPRMKRKPRVLFSQAQVLELECRFRIKKYLTGAEREIIAQKLNLSATQVKIWFQNRRYKSKRGDIDGDGIVKHHHQLQQKTEPTGGSSLPPPLPNHMMWPSAAQQLQ; this is encoded by the exons ATGGCCACGACTTCATCGCTGTCGCCTTTGCTGCCACCGCCACATGGCCATCATCCCCATGCACAtgcccatcatcatcatcatcagctgtACGCTGGCTATCATCAGGACTATGGCATGCCAGCGCACATGTTCCAGCATCCACATCCGCACGCGCATCAAGGCTATCAGCCCGCCTACAATGTGTCCGCCTCGCAATTCTATGCGGGCAACGCTTCCAATGCCTATCAGACCTCCTCCGCcggctacaactacaactatgcGACCGCAGCCTCCGCTGTCGCCAGTCCTGGCGATCTCTATGCCAGCgctgcctccgcctccgcctcctccacGCTGCCCTCTGTTGGATCACCCGTTGTCtccaatgctgctgctgctattatCGCTGCCGGCACCATCAAGAGCGAGTATATTCCCACGCCCTATGTCACGCCCTCGCCCACCCTCGATCTGAACAGCTCCACGGAGGTGGACGGCGGACATGGATCGGCGAACAAGCTGGCCGGGAATGGCATCGCACAGAGACTGCTCGATCCACAGCGAGCGGGAGAGTGTGCCAAGCGAA AGGAGAGTCAGGTGACTTCATCGCGCGCTGAGCTGCGCAAGAACAGCAGCCAAAATGGAAGTGggaacggcagcaacaacagcaacagcagcaataacaacaacaacaattcgacTGGAAAACCGCGAATGAAGCGCAAACCTCGTGTGTTATTCTCTCAGGCACAAGTGTTGGAGTTGGAGTGTCGCTTTCgcattaagaaatatttaaccGGCGCCGAGCGAGAAATCATTGCACAGAAACTGAATTTGTCGGCGACGCAGGTGAAAATCTGGTTCCAGAATCGACGCTACAAATCGAAGCGCGGCGAcatcgatggcgatggcattgtgaagcatcatcatcagctgcagcagaaGACGGAGCCAACGGGAGGCAGCTCTTTGCCTCCCCCGCTGCCCAATCACATGATGTGGCCAAGTGCagcacagcagctgcaataG
- the LOC133838718 gene encoding muscle-specific homeobox protein tinman isoform X1: MLQHHQHQAQTAGYYDYNQTPSPGSMTNADALNTTPFSVKDILNMVNQTEAYDAGYGHLDSATAASTLYGAGDYQLHQHQQHLQLQQQQQQHQQQQQQQHQQLQHHQQQQQQQLQNHLVEHDEDAMATTSSLSPLLPPPHGHHPHAHAHHHHHQLYAGYHQDYGMPAHMFQHPHPHAHQGYQPAYNVSASQFYAGNASNAYQTSSAGYNYNYATAASAVASPGDLYASAASASASSTLPSVGSPVVSNAAAAIIAAGTIKSEYIPTPYVTPSPTLDLNSSTEVDGGHGSANKLAGNGIAQRLLDPQRAGECAKRKESQVTSSRAELRKNSSQNGSGNGSNNSNSSNNNNNNSTGKPRMKRKPRVLFSQAQVLELECRFRIKKYLTGAEREIIAQKLNLSATQVKIWFQNRRYKSKRGDIDGDGIVKHHHQLQQKTEPTGGSSLPPPLPNHMMWPSAAQQLQ, encoded by the exons atgttgcaGCATCATCAACACCAGGCACAAACCGCCGGCTACTATGATTACAATCAAACACCTAGTCCGGGCAGCATGACAAATGCGGATGCCCTCAACACAACTCCATTCTCAGTCAAGGATATACTCAATATGGTCAATCAAACCGAGGCCTACGATGCTGGCTATGGACATCTCGATAG CGCGACGGCAGCTTCAACGCTCTATGGCGCCGGCGATTACCAgcttcatcagcatcagcagcatctccagctccagcagcaacagcagcagcatcaacagcaacagcagcagcagcatcagcaactgcagcaccatcagcagcaacaacaacagcaactgcaaaatcATTTAGTTGAGCATGATGAGGATGCCATGGCCACGACTTCATCGCTGTCGCCTTTGCTGCCACCGCCACATGGCCATCATCCCCATGCACAtgcccatcatcatcatcatcagctgtACGCTGGCTATCATCAGGACTATGGCATGCCAGCGCACATGTTCCAGCATCCACATCCGCACGCGCATCAAGGCTATCAGCCCGCCTACAATGTGTCCGCCTCGCAATTCTATGCGGGCAACGCTTCCAATGCCTATCAGACCTCCTCCGCcggctacaactacaactatgcGACCGCAGCCTCCGCTGTCGCCAGTCCTGGCGATCTCTATGCCAGCgctgcctccgcctccgcctcctccacGCTGCCCTCTGTTGGATCACCCGTTGTCtccaatgctgctgctgctattatCGCTGCCGGCACCATCAAGAGCGAGTATATTCCCACGCCCTATGTCACGCCCTCGCCCACCCTCGATCTGAACAGCTCCACGGAGGTGGACGGCGGACATGGATCGGCGAACAAGCTGGCCGGGAATGGCATCGCACAGAGACTGCTCGATCCACAGCGAGCGGGAGAGTGTGCCAAGCGAA AGGAGAGTCAGGTGACTTCATCGCGCGCTGAGCTGCGCAAGAACAGCAGCCAAAATGGAAGTGggaacggcagcaacaacagcaacagcagcaataacaacaacaacaattcgacTGGAAAACCGCGAATGAAGCGCAAACCTCGTGTGTTATTCTCTCAGGCACAAGTGTTGGAGTTGGAGTGTCGCTTTCgcattaagaaatatttaaccGGCGCCGAGCGAGAAATCATTGCACAGAAACTGAATTTGTCGGCGACGCAGGTGAAAATCTGGTTCCAGAATCGACGCTACAAATCGAAGCGCGGCGAcatcgatggcgatggcattgtgaagcatcatcatcagctgcagcagaaGACGGAGCCAACGGGAGGCAGCTCTTTGCCTCCCCCGCTGCCCAATCACATGATGTGGCCAAGTGCagcacagcagctgcaataG
- the LOC133838688 gene encoding homeobox protein bagpipe, translating to MLNMESASAGAAIAAGLSKSLTTPFSINDILTRSKPLHATAAQRRVSSVDLDCEPEIVGQERAGSKSPTPPTPLCCRDLSIYKLAQENSSNPGQQASYLQYYAAAAAMDNNNQGATSNSSSGSSLPVEYMQRKLGYFGAALSAAASSSSISGPLDMRRCNASNDSDCDSPPPLSSSPSSCTAGGYGRTTSSPLSHDDSLSGGALSRKKRSRAAFSHAQVFELERRFAQQRYLSGPERSEMAKTLRLTETQVKIWFQNRRYKTKRKQIQQHEAALLSATKRVPVQVLVREDGTTAYAHMTPGGAAAAAAAAAYPHGLDPALLNIYRHQLQLAYGGLPLPQMHFPYFYPHPKVPQPIPPPSQQQTPHSASFVTGSSASSSPVRQQRSPCPSPTPGLNVMSIESGAESNHSAAEDCEENVEID from the exons atgctaaatatgGAGAGTGCGAGTGCGGGCGCGGCAATCGCAGCGGGATTGAGCAAATCGCTGACCACACCGTTTTCCATCAACGATATCTTAACGCGCAGCAAACCGTTGCATGCCACAGCGGCACAGCGACGCGTGTCCAGCGTGGACTTGGACTGTGAACCAGAGATCGTTGGCCAGGAGCGTGCTGGTTCGAAGTCTCCAACGCCTCCGACGCCGCTTTGTTGTCGCGATCTCAGCATCTACAAGCTGGCCCAGGAGAACAGCTCTAATCCCGGCCAGCAAGCAAGCTATTTGCAGTAttatgcagctgctgcggcgATGGATAACAACAATCAGGGCGCAACTTCAAACTCCAGCTCCGGCTCAAGTCTGCCCGTTGAGTACATGCAACGCAAATTGGGCTACTTTGGCGCCGCTTTGTCCGCcgctgcctcctcctcctccatctcCGGTCCGCTCGACATGCGACGCTGCAATGCCAGCAATGACTCCG ACTGCGATTCGCCGCCGCCATTGAGCAGCTCTCCCTCCTCCTGCACTGCGGGTGGCTATGGACGCACCACCTCCTCGCCGCTCTCCCACGACGACAGTCTGAGTGGCGGAGCGTTGAGTCGCAAGAAGCGTTCGCGTGCCGCCTTCAGCCACGCCCAGGTCTTTGAGCTGGAGCGTCGCTTTGCCCAACAGCGTTATCTCTCCGGCCCGGAGCGCAGTGAGATGGCCAAAACGTTGCGTCTGACCGAGACACAGGTGAAGATCTGGTTCCAGAATCGTCGCTACAAAACGAAGCGCAAGCAAATCCAACAGCACGAAGCTGCTTTACTCTCGGCCACCAAACGTGTGCCCGTCCAGGTCTTGGTCCGTGAGGATGGCACCACAGCTTATGCCCATATGACTCCGGGTggagctgctgccgccgctgcagcGGCTGCTTATCCACATGGTCTCGATCCGGCGCTGCTCAACATCTACAGGCATCAGCTGCAGTTGGCCTATGGCGGTTTGCCACTGCCCCAAATGCATTTTCCCTACTTCTATCCGCATCCAAAGGTGCCCCAGCCAATTCCACCGCCCAGCCAACAGCAGACGCCGCACTCGGCGAGCTTTGTGACCGGCTCCTCGGCATCCTCATCGCCAGTGCGCCAACAACGCAGTCCCTGCCCAAGTCCAACCCCGGGTCTGAACGTGATGAGCATCGAGAGCGGAGCCGAGAGCAATCATTCGGCAGCCGAGGATTGTGAGGAGAATGTGGAAATTGATTAG